One Oncorhynchus kisutch isolate 150728-3 linkage group LG11, Okis_V2, whole genome shotgun sequence genomic region harbors:
- the LOC109899105 gene encoding coiled-coil domain-containing protein 85A-like translates to MEKATQPQVMVNSAESPTEELSKISDEELLKWSKEELVRRLRRAEAVKMGFMLDHGNLIREVNRRLQQHLTEIRGLKDVNQKLQEDNQELRDLCCFLDDDRQKGKRVSREWQRLGRYSAGLMRKEVALYLQKLKELEQRQGEVIRENLELKELCILLDEERGGGAGQSAGCRSSIDSQSSLSQTGGATLGLLRDVGDGSSTSSTGSTDSPDHPLRKPPYQGSSLGSKPGSNHDKPEGPGPESTGRRHSSTPDYHTFPQACRPRGGSLTSPDPRGLRGPCSPEKHGIFPTRLAAEAHSKPNSAGMLAQKPLLGSGQGIGPNQGSGQSSPDLSQRHRVNAVGVGAGCWTPEPKQALTGMPEHLRKGRVIVGSPEVLRHHNHSPSSEHWKGRYGSSPPAGREWGQMRTTGDELSPHNGSIYSGMNALISAGCCTNTCRSVKLWDSFDAS, encoded by the exons ATGGAAAAGGCGACGCAGCCCCAGGTGATGGTCAATAGCGCAGAGAGTCCGACGGAGGAGCTCTCAAAGATAAGCGATGAGGAGCTGCTCAAGTGGAGCAAAGAGGAGTTGGTGCGGCGGCTACGGAGGGCAGAAGCAGTGAAGATGGGCTTTATGCTTGACCACGGGAATTTGATCCGGGAGGTGAACCGGCGGCTCCAGCAGCACCTGACCGAGATCCGGGGTTTGAAG gatgTGAACCAGAAGCTGCAGGAGGATAACCAGGAGCTGCGGGACCTGTGCTGTTTCCTTGATGACGACCGTCAGAAGGGCAAGCGTGTGTCTCGGGAGTGGCAGCGTTTGGGCCGCTACAGCGCCGGCCTCATGAGGAAAGAGGTGGCCCTCTACCTGCAGAAACTCAAGGAGCTGGAGCAGCGCCAGGGAGAAGTGATCAGAGAGAACCTGGAGCTCAAAGAGCTGTGTATCCTACTggacgaggagagagggggaggagcagGGCAGAGTGCAGGCTGCAGAAGCTCCATCGACAGCCAGAGTAGTCTGTCTCAAACTGGGGGGGCTACACTGGGCTTGCTTCGAGACGTGGGGGATGGGAGCAGCACCTCGAGTACGGGAAGCACGGATAGCCCCGACCACCCCCTCCGCAAGCCCCCTTACCAGGGCTCCAGCCTGGGCTCCAAACCTGGCTCCAACCATGACAAACCAGAAGGCCCGGGCCCCGAATCTACAGGCCGCCGCCACAGCTCCACCCCGGACTACCACACCTTCCCCCAGGCCTGCAGGCCCCGCGGGGGGTCCCTCACCAGCCCTGATCCCAGGGGCCTCCGGGGGCCCTGCAGCCCAGAGAAACACGGCATATTCCCTACCCGACTGGCGGCTGAGGCCCACTCCAAACCCAACAGTGCTGGCATGCTGGCCCAGAAACCGCTTTTGGGGTCTGGGCAAGGGATAGGGCCAAACCAAGGTTCAGGCCAGTCAAGTCCTGACCTCTCACAGAGACACAGGGTTAATGCGGTCGGGGTTGGGGCTGGATGTTGGACCCCTGAGCCCAAACAGGCACTGACGGGGATGCCAGAGCACCTGAGGAagggtcgggtgattgtggggaGCCCTGAAGTGTTACGACACCACAACCACAGCCCCAGTTCAGAGCACTGGAAGGGGAGGTACGGCAGCAGCCCCCCAGCAGGCAGGGAGTGGGGACAGATGAGGACCACTGGAGATGAGTTGTCCCCTCACAATGGCAGCATCTACAGTGGCATGAACG